One genomic window of Sphingobacterium oryzagri includes the following:
- a CDS encoding glycerophosphodiester phosphodiesterase family protein, with protein MHHSTKIITSLVLLLLSSCFERNNASDLVHIGNHNHIFKFEGVEDLYKFLTYSEKRVPLVSAHRGGPDVDYPENAIETFQRVAYKTPAIIECDISLSKDSALVLMHDETLDRTSNGTGKVGSYTLAELKSFQLKDVEGNLTNYQIPTLDEALTWGVGKVIFTLDVKRNVPYRLVIDAVRKAKAAAYSVIITYNADQASLVHNLAPDLMISASIKSKDDLLRLNDRDVPDTRIVAFIGVAQADKALTDMLHQHGIMCILGTMGNLDRQARENGDQAYAGFIDNGADILSTDRPLQAAKSLAYYINKRQLASPYIN; from the coding sequence ATGCATCACAGCACTAAGATCATCACTTCGCTAGTCTTGCTTTTATTAAGCAGTTGTTTCGAGCGCAACAACGCATCTGACCTCGTGCACATCGGTAACCATAACCACATTTTTAAGTTTGAAGGGGTGGAAGATTTGTACAAATTCTTGACCTACTCCGAAAAACGAGTACCGTTAGTGAGTGCACACCGCGGTGGACCTGATGTAGACTATCCAGAAAATGCGATCGAAACTTTTCAACGTGTAGCTTATAAAACTCCCGCCATCATCGAATGTGACATCAGTTTGTCCAAAGACTCTGCGCTGGTACTGATGCACGACGAAACGTTAGACCGCACCAGCAATGGCACGGGAAAAGTAGGCAGCTACACGCTTGCCGAATTAAAAAGTTTTCAATTGAAGGACGTGGAAGGCAACTTGACCAATTACCAAATCCCTACGCTGGACGAGGCGTTGACCTGGGGCGTGGGCAAAGTAATTTTTACGCTGGATGTCAAACGAAATGTGCCTTACCGATTGGTGATTGACGCCGTACGAAAAGCAAAGGCAGCCGCGTATTCGGTCATCATCACGTACAATGCGGATCAGGCTTCGCTGGTGCATAACCTGGCGCCAGATTTAATGATCTCTGCTTCTATCAAAAGCAAAGATGATCTTCTTCGGCTAAATGATAGAGACGTGCCTGATACACGCATCGTTGCTTTTATTGGCGTTGCACAGGCAGATAAAGCGCTGACAGATATGTTGCATCAACACGGTATTATGTGTATTCTGGGCACGATGGGCAACTTAGACAGACAAGCTAGAGAAAACGGCGATCAAGCTTATGCCGGTTTTATCGATAACGGCGCAGATATATTGAGCACGGACAGGCCGCTGCAAGCCGCAAAATCGCTGGCGTATTACATCAATAAACGACAGCTGGCATCGCCTTACATTAATTAA
- a CDS encoding ATP-binding cassette domain-containing protein gives MSIKVEQLTKVYGKQKALDALTFETKAHTIVGFLGPNGAGKSTTMKILASLLPSTSGTCAIRGISVQENTLQAKKIVGFLPENNPLYQDMYVRELLEFEAETHRIKDKKARIDQVIQQTGLTAEQHKKVAQLSKGYKQRVGLACCIIHDPEVLILDEPTTGLDPNQIMEIRSLIKELGREKTVLLSTHLMQEVEAICDEIIILNHGQLKAHFSMEAMATRFPGQSLEEIFVRLTK, from the coding sequence ATGTCCATCAAAGTAGAACAGCTAACGAAGGTATACGGAAAACAAAAGGCGCTCGATGCATTAACTTTTGAAACAAAGGCGCATACGATTGTAGGTTTCCTTGGCCCCAACGGAGCGGGAAAATCAACCACGATGAAAATATTGGCAAGTCTGTTGCCCAGCACATCGGGCACCTGCGCCATTCGCGGCATATCGGTTCAGGAAAATACCTTGCAAGCAAAAAAGATAGTCGGTTTTCTACCCGAAAACAACCCGCTGTATCAAGATATGTATGTGCGCGAGCTTTTGGAATTTGAAGCGGAAACGCACCGTATAAAAGATAAAAAAGCACGGATTGATCAAGTCATCCAACAAACCGGTTTGACAGCGGAACAGCACAAAAAGGTAGCACAGCTCTCCAAAGGCTATAAACAGCGCGTTGGGCTGGCCTGTTGCATAATACATGATCCGGAAGTGCTTATTCTGGACGAACCGACGACAGGCTTGGATCCCAATCAGATTATGGAGATCCGCTCGCTTATAAAAGAGCTTGGCCGTGAAAAAACCGTCTTGCTATCCACTCATCTTATGCAAGAGGTAGAGGCGATATGCGATGAAATTATTATCCTCAACCACGGTCAACTAAAGGCTCATTTTTCGATGGAAGCGATGGCGACAAGGTTTCCTGGTCAATCGCTGGAAGAAATTTTTGTACGCTTGACAAAATAA